Genomic window (Rosa chinensis cultivar Old Blush chromosome 6, RchiOBHm-V2, whole genome shotgun sequence):
CCTTAGTGTAAAGTCACTGCTTGATCAGGATGGCTTTAGCTGGGACAAGTCTCGGTGCATGGTAATTGCAGAGAGCGATGTGTGGGCAAATTACATCGAGGTTAGATTCTCTCCATTTAACTCATACCTTTGTTCACTGTTCCTTCTATTTGCATATTATGATTCTAAAGAATTTTAATTAACAGAAGCATCCTGAAATTGAGGCAGTAAGAGTCAAAGGCTGCCCACTGTACGAACAGTTGGACAGCATATTTTCCGAGCCAGGCAGTGCTGGAAATTGTGCAGCGCCTCAAGTCCCTCAACCACAAATAGCTGCTTTCCAGGTAGCTTTGTGCTGTCATTCATTTTTAGTTATTGGTGGCTTGGTGACATGACCTGTCCATGTTTTAGCTTACTCACTTTGCTTATTTCAATATATTTTAGATGGATACTCTTCCTGGTGAAGATCAATCCAAGCAAGATCAATCAAGAGCAAAGTGGACTGTGGCACTGGATAAAATACTCTTAAACTTGTTGATGGAGCAAACTCGACAGAATAAGATGTCTAATAAGAAGGCATGGAAACATATACAAAATGAATTCAATTACAGAACTGGTTTAACGTTTGATGGTGAACAGTTGAGGAATCACCAAAATGTTCTGAGAAGGGTGTATAATAGCATAAAGACGGTTATTGATCAAGGCGGTTTTAGTTGGGATGACTGTCGCCATGTGGTAGTGGCTGATGATGAAGTGTGGGAGAAGTACATCATGGTAAGTCCTCTATATATCTGAAGTTAATCTGCACTACATCTTTGCTGCAGTGTTGATACTCTTATTGGATTCTACTTGCAGGCACATCCCGAGGCTGAAACAGTCAGAAACAAGGAGTGTCCGATTTTTAAAGATTTATGCACATTATTTTCAGATCCAAGAGCAGAGGGAAGATACGTTCAATCAAGTCATGATGTGAAGTTGGATCAACAAAAAGTGGAAATGGATGACACTCCTGAAACTGCTAGTGTATCTGCTGAACCTGCAGTAGACGAGGCAACGTCGCGCCTATCCGAGGAAGTGAATATGTCCAGTGGAAGGAACAAGCGCCGGAGTTTGATAAAACCACTAATAAGTTCAACTCGCCAGAGGAGGCGAGTGTGTAGGGAAACTAGTCAGACTGGCGTCAATGATGTTTCCCGGCATGAGGAGGGAAACAAGACAGCAGCTGCAGCAGTAGTAGCAGCACAAAGTGGTGACCGATTCTCGATATCTAGTTGCATTGAAGTGTTGAATGAGATGGGAGGGGTGGATCAAGAGGTTTATTTGGCTGCTTTGGATTTGTTCCAGGATCCTGACCGCAGAGAAACATTCATATGTATCAAAAGTGATATCAAATTGGCATGGCTCAAGGCCAAGTGTAAATCTCTTGTATAAGTGTAGTTTTCCTTCCATCATAGGTTGTATTATGATGGTCAATGTATAAGATAATTGCTGACTTTCTGCAATTTGTCAACATTGAATTACCCTGTACTATTTCAACTTGTATACAAAATGAAAATGCTGTCCAAAATTGATTTTACATATTCAGGTCAAGGTTTAGAATTTATGTGctccaatttttttattttaactaATAGACGAAATAGTCCCAACTCGTAAGATTTCCCAAAATTAAGAAGAAAGGGAGATGCTTCATATTTCTGGGTGAAACGGCACCGTTTGATTGAGCCACTATGTAAACACGGGCCAATAACGTCCCGCCACGTTGCCGCTCTTCTTCACTTTGAGCATTGACCAGACCCAGGCCAAGAGCATAAACCCCTCCACATTTTCTCCAACGAAAATTAAGAGACTCTGCTACTCTCTCTCCGGCGATATCTGACTCCGGTGAACCTCTCTTCTTTCACTATTTGCTTTCCTCCTCATTATCTATCATATAATCTTCCCTTTGCACTCTTACCCTTATTTCGCTTTCTCATTTTTTTGTTCGAATGGTTATCGCTGAATTCTCCAATTTCTTAGTGTTGTATAAATATgtaatcagattgttttgaaggGTGGTTATTATCGATAATAGCAAattgggttttgttttctttaggcTGGATTGTTTATCTTTCTTTTAGTGTTTTAATTTGCAGCCATTTTGATTGAATATGGGGAATTTGATCAAATTACAGACGAAGAGATAGGAAAGGTTTAATCTTTAGCTAAAAAGGCATAAAATTTCACTAATTTCGGTGCTGAATGTGAGATTTCTATATTACAATGATGAATTTATGTTCTTGTTCGGTATCAAATACGTTCATACTAAGTGGAATAGTATTGATTCAATGTAATGTTTGAATAACAAAGGTTTAAGCTTTACCTAAAAGGCatataatttcattaattttgGTGCTGAATGTGAGATTTCTATATTACGATGATGAATTTCTGTTCTTGTTTAGTATCAAATACATTGATACTGAGTGGAATAGTATTGATTCAATGTAATGTTTGAATCGTGTTATTGCAGATAGGATTGGTAGTTGTAGATGGATAATGAAGGTAGTGTTCAACCTAAGCAAGAACGTTCGAGGACTAGGTGGACACCGGCCCTTGACAAGACATTTGCAGACTTGGTTATTAAGCAGATTCAATTGGGGAACAGGCCAAACAATGTTTTTGACAAGAAAACGTGGAATAGTATCCGCGATGAGTTTAACAAGCAAACAGATCTCAACTTCAACAACAATCAATTGAGGAAGCACCTGGATGTTCTAAGGACGCGCTTCTACAATCTCAAGTCGGCTTATGATCAAACTAATGACTATGCTTTGGAAGATCCGTGTTGTATCGAGTTTGATCATCTATGGGCAGACCTAGGGGTATAGTTTGTTTCTTCTGGAGGTTATCTTTTTTGGGGGTCACTTGTCCATCTTCTAGCATTTATATGTTGAGTTCTTGATAGAGTTCTTTTTGCAGGTACAGCAGCCGAGGCCTGAAACTACTAAAGTGAAGGATTGCCCCATATATGATCAGCTGTGCACAATATTCACAGACTCAGCAGCCGATGGGAAATATGCTGAATCTAGTCATTATGAAGGGTTGGACAAATCTGCAGGAACGGACAATGTATTTCTGAGTTCCTGTCCTGACAGTGGAGCCCCTCGGTCTGAAAACTCACCATCCTCAAGACCTGTGCAAGGAAATGCATTATTAGCAGAGAAGGTGGCCAAGGTTGTAGTAGAGAGAAAAAGGAAGCGAACATCTGATACACAGTCTTCTGAGGGTCAAAGCAGAAGggatcaagaaacatgtgatGCCATGGCAAAAGCCCTACAAGATATGATTGCAGCCTCAAAGCTGAGGACAGCGGCAACAATGCCTAGAGACGACAAGTTTAGCATAACTAATTGTATAAGAGCACTGGATGAGATAAAAGACATTGACGAACATATTTACTTTGCTGCAGTTGACCTGTTTGATAACCCTAATTTAAGGGAGACATTCATCTCTCTAAAAGGTGATCAAATACGGTTGAGATGGTTGCAAGGGAAGTGCAGTAAAGCTGCCTACAGCTAGGTTAGGGCATGAACTTTCAGAAATTTTTGGTAGTATAGAACTTATCTTCACGGCCAATTTTGTTTTGGACGTACAGTTAACTAACTTGTTCATAATATGGCTTGGTTCAGGAGAAAGAAATAGTGAAACTACTTTGTTCATAGATATTTTCTTCACTGGCTTACCTTTGTATTTGCAATTTGGAATCACCAGCATTGAAAACATGGATGTACTATCAATGTAAGGCCGTTTCGCTTGTCTTCAGGAAGACCATGGGAccgaaaaaaatcaaaaattaggAGACAAAAACCAGTAGGCTGCTGTGGCCTTTTAAGATGAAAGTCTCAGCATGTTTGTGCTTTATATCCCAGATAGTTCTATATCGACTGGTCTTACGAAGTTGGATCCAACCATTTACTTTAATTTACACTTTGGCTAGTCAATGTTAAACAGACGAATAATATACCATCAAATATCCGAGAGAATTCTACAGAAAAAGTGTACAACAGAACAGAACATGAAATGTACTGAATCAACTGATCAACTTCCATTGGCAAACTTAAACGGATTGTAACATTATACAACATGCTTTCATCATCGACATCAAATCTGGAGATTATAAAGTATGGTATTGTTGCTGGTGCCTCTTCAGTTGcaccccaaaagaaaagaaaagaaatccaaTATATCTTCTGAACTTTCTTCAATGCTAGTAAAGAATAACTCCTCTTCTGTCTCTGCTACACTTAGTTCAAGCACTTCACTGTAGAAAGATAGATCAGGTGAAAGTCCATTTAGTAATTGAATAACCAGAAGATGCACAATAATGGACAAAAACTTATATCCAAACACTTGCCTGCATATAAAAGTAGAGCTGCTCCTATCAAAGATATAGATAATTAATCATACAGTTCTGTAGAAGTCCAGCATTTCTTCTTCCACTGGGTGGGTCTTGCCTACTATGACAAGGCAATGAAGAGGTGCTCCAAAATCAACCGACTCCAGTTGCCTCATTGTGCCAGCAACTATCTTCTGATCCTCACTTCCAAGCCGAGCAAACCCAACACACATGGTGTCTTCGCTGTAGGCTGCAACACAATCAAAGAATCAAATTACAGTGATTGTAAGTAGTCTTAAGTAGTATACAAGCCAGAAAGGAGAGAACATTTATGCCTTACCAGATTCTCCTCGGTTTTGCTCAACCTCCAAAAGCTGTTCAATTGCAGTGTTTACTGACATATATCTAGGTGGTTCATACTGCTTCTTTCCTCTGAAAGGTTTAAGGGAGGGGGAGAAGCAATAATTAGTCTATGCGATGTCCGAAGCACACAAAaactagaaaaagaaaacaccAGAGTAAACCTGTAGCTGATGAAATGAAAGAGAAGCTAATCAATTATTTAGATACATACCTGCATAAGGATTCCAGGGTGGGTTCTTTCACGCGTATATCTACAATGAAAGGTAACATTTAATGAGTTTATTAGTAAGATAAGCATCAGTTAGGCAACACTTTGAATCAGAAAGTTTCTAAAACCAAACCTAACAAGCAGAGAGTATGTAGTCCAAGCCCACGATTTTTCTGAATCTTCTCATAAAAGCTATCAGGTCTCCATGTATCGGTAAAGAATGGTATCGAAACTGTCTCTCCATAGTGGTAGAGCTGTAAGCCACAGACTCCAACAGCATTCATAACCGACGCATTATGCACCACTTTGACATCAATCCCCAACTTCTTAGCACGAACTACAAGATCAGTGTGAGTTGTAGCTCTGCATTCCACATCAACTTAAGTAAGGAAACTCTCAATTATCCAAGATTTATACTAAACGGGCATTATTTCAATCATAATTCACATATTCTACTTCAAAGTAATCTTCCTTACAATTTACAATAACCATATTGAACAAAGCCAATGTTAGATTGTGACATACCCAAAAGGATCCCCAACTACAAGAAAAGCCACGTCAGAATCAGCAGCTGCACTTAAAATTTCATCGGCCTTTTCCTCCACGGTTTCTCTATCTGCAAGTATAACCGGTTTCCCATACAACTTTTCCtgcaatgaatatatatattttttttcagaaactaaACTAGCTCTGCAAACAAAGAAATACCCAAACACATGAAAATGGAGATTTACCAGTGTGGAAAGGCCATCGGAAGAGAGACCAAAAGAGAGGAGGGAAGTGTAGGCTTCAATGAAAACCTTGTCACATTTCTGAACTGCTTCTAAACCTCTCAAAGTGATGTCTTTCTCGTTCCCCAATCCAAGTCCTACTATGTACAACATCTTAGAGTCAGCTTTCGATTACAAGTTGGAAGTCTGCAAAACCCTAGTTGTAAACCCAGTTGCCACCAACTCACTTGCTCTGAAGTCTGAACACGCAGAGCCGACCGCGGTTCCAACTTTCAATGGGTTGGGCTGGGCTGGGTTATTTAAGTTTCAGGAGGATGGTGTTTGATGGAGGCCCAACCCATATTTTTTTCTGAATCATTTTCTAATAGGAAACCGAAAAGGACACGGATATACACGCCTTTCCGGTTCTTCTTCTAATTCCTATAGGAATAAGGACACCGCTTTCcgtttctttttctatttcgtATAGGAGTAGGATTCCCGTACGTTTAGTATATAAACATGATGAGACCATACCACTTTCCACTCAAATTCGTACACAACACTCTCCCCTCATAAACAGTACTGTTGCTGATCTCTCCATATATAGGACCAACCATGGCTCAACTGAATCTTGCAATTGTTGGACATGTCGATTCGGGAAAATCGACACTTTCAGGTAGACTGCTTCATCTATTGGGAAGgatatccaaaaaagaaatgcaCAAAAATGAGAAAGAGGCAAAGTCACAGGGCAAGGGGTCATTTGCATATGCGTGGGCATTGGATGAGAGcgtagaagaaagagaaagaggaatAACTATGAGTGTAGCTGTTGCATATTTTGactccaaaaattacaaggTTGTTGTGCTGGACTCTCCTGGCCACAGAGACTTTGTCCCGAACATGATCTCCGGCGCAACACAAGCCGATGCTGCAGTACTTGTTGTTGATGGTTCACATGGTGCATTTGAAGCCGGTATGAAGGGAGGACAGACTAAGGAGCATGCACAGATCATCAAAAGCTTCGGCGTCAAGCAGATTATAGTTGCTGTTAACAAGATGGATGTTGTTGGCTACTCCAAGGATAGATTTGATGAAATCAAACACACACTAGGAACATTTCTCTGGCGTTCCTGTCGTTTCGAAAATTCTTCGGTGTGTTGGGTTCCATTGAGTGCCATGGAGAATCAGAACTTGGTGTCAGCTCCTTCTGATGACCGTTTGTTGTCTTGGTATAgcggactttgcttcttggatgCAGTTGATTCCCTTCAACCTCCGAAGAGAGAGTCTGACAAGTTACTGCTCATGCCTATATGTGATGTCATTAAATCTTCTAAAGGGCAGGTTTCTGCTTGTGGTAAATTGCAAGCTGGAGCTCTTCAAAATGGACTTAAGGTTCGGGTTATGCCTTCGGGAGAATTAGGGACTGTCCGGTCTTTAGAACGTGACGGCTCTCAGTCATGCTCAACTGCCACAGCTGGTGACAATGTGGCTGTTACTCTACAAGGGATTGATGATCGTCATGTGATGGCAGGAGGCGTGCTATGTGACCCTGATGTTCCAGTTGCATTTGCGAAACATTTGGAATTGAATGTGCAACTTTTGGACGGGGCAAAGCCTTTGTTGGTTGGCTCTCAGCTGGAGTTTCACATACACCACGCAAAGGAGGCAGCAAGAGTCGTGAAAATAGCTTCATTACTTGATCCGAAGACTCTTAAAGTGGCGAAAAGGTCTCCTCGCTGTCTTCTGGCAAAGCAGGTAGCTGTTATAGAGGTAGTTCTGCAAGGACCAGTTTGTGTGGTGGAGTACTCCATGTGTAGAGCTCTAGGGAACGTTTCTTTGAGAGCGTTAGGAAACACTGTGGCCCTCGGCAAGGTAACACGAATAATCGAGAAGCAGAAGTAGTTCCGAGCAGGCTCACCAATTGTTTTGGGGTTTAGGCCAGTCTTGGCTGAGTGGtggtttgttttgggttttataCTATCATTGTTGTATGTAAATTAAGTAGTTCATCCTTTTAATAAAGCTGTTCATCCTTTTAAGCCAATATTTCTCTGTACAGGGCCAATATTTAAGTAATAAATAGTCTGCTCAATTAAAACTAAGCACCAGTCTGTAATTTTCCTCAATATAAAAAATTGAACaattctttttatgtttattgAAATACAACAAACACCatgagaagaaggagaagatgaaTAAGAAAACAGGTTAGACCGTTCCTTCATATGTGGGTTTGGAAGAAGGCATGAAAGCAATTTGACAAATGTAGTAAAGGTGTGTACAAAAGAGaaccaaaaaaagtgaaaatttCTTAACATTAACTCCTCTTTTAAGTTGAGCAGCCTCGACGCGAAGAGAGTCCAATATTCCAGCTACTCGTTCCAGCACATAGACTTCAGTCATCGTCTTTGAATTCTCTGTTCAAAACAAAGCACAAGCATCCTGTCAATTCAACACTTTTCAATCTTTCAATCCCTTCTAGTACTCTAATGTGTTCCTATCTAATCAACTAAATGCACATATACTTGCCATTTTGTAAGAACACTATACATAAAACCTACACTTGTATCTTCCAATAAGAACCTAATTTCCCAATACATTTTTAGTTGCTGCAAGACAATGACATTTCCCAATACATACCTGCGATCAAGGTATCGAGGTTGAATCCCAGAACCTTGACATGTGGTGCATGTAAATGATCCGACCCCTTCACAGTTAATGCATTTAGACACTTCTTTCTCATCCCCACCAAGATCTACCGTGACCGTGCCACTTCCAGTGCAAAATCGGCATCTTTCTGGGACAAAAAAGGTCCTCCATTTTCATCAAAATAGCCAAAGACTAAACAGCATGAGCATAAACATGAATATGAATGGTCTAATATAAACAGGAACATGAATGCTTCCATGATTTTCCTTACAAGCTACTATGAATCTAGCTTTTACTATATCAATTCCAAACCATTTGATAAAAACAAAGCTGTAATATTGCTAAATAGTATATACAAGTTACTAGTTACTTACGTGCGCCGGTTCCATTGCAAGGGAAGCAGGGCTGAGTATTGTCTCGCTTGGACTGCATTTAACATTTTCCTCAATAACATTAAACTAGCACCAAATATAAATCTTATAAGATAATTGACTAGAGGGAGATAACTAACAGCATTATCGATTTGAGATTCGTAGAAAACCGGAATGCCTATCCCAACCGCAACACTCACCAGCCCTACTGAGATTGCCACTACCTGATCAAATTTTAATGCTCAATTAATACCAACTTCATGCACATCAAACCACACAAAAAGAACTAAGACTGCTGAAGATTTAGAAGGAAGAATAACCGTGTTTTGATCAAGATCAACAGCTCTGATGCATGGATATAACTTGGGCGAGCGTTGAGCCAACTTGTGGGAAAGACAAGGAGAGGTAGAAGAAAGCTTGAGCGGGCAACATAGGAAAGGAGAGTGTAGACGAGGGAGTGAGGGTGCTATTGACATTTCCACAGCTTGAACTCCTTCCTACCCAGAAGGCCAAGAGAATTGTAGCAGCATTTTTAGTGAAGAAGAATATGGATATGTTTGTGGGGTTGGCAGTATCAACAACCAGACAGTTTGATAGATTGCTTCTCTCCCATTACAGACTCGGTCTTCTGCCACGTAGCTCCCTCACTGTGCCTATCAATTGGTTTGGCCAagtggagaggtttattggGATTTTTACGACGGATTAAAGATTCAGATGggctcctttcaaaaaaaaaaaagattcagaTGGGCTCATGTTCACCAGCCCAATCATGAAGATGTGATAACTATCGTCTAGATTTGGATTAAATGAAGGCCCAAAAGACTTGATAGGTCCAACTTGGAGGATTGCTTCATGcaagcaacaccaacaaaagtGTCTTCTGAAATGAATGAACATCTTATGCAGCCTTACTCTGATGAAGAAATTAAAGTTGCCCTCTTTCAAATGCACCCCTCGAAAAACCCTGGCCCTGACGGTATGTCCCCGTTCTTTTTTCAAAAGTATTGGAATATTGTGGGGGTTGATGCCTGTATGGCAATACGTAGCTTCTTGGAAACATGTGACATGAGGAGAGCTACCAATTTCACTTATCTTTGCTTAATACCAAAAATAAAGAGCCCTAAAGAAGCTGCACAGTTTCGTCCAATTGCTTTAAGCAATGTCATTTGCAGGATTTTTTTCCAAAGTTGTTGCCAATAGACTCAAGGTGTGGCTACCTCATATTATATCTCCACTGTAGAGTGCATATGTGCCAGGAAGAATAATCTCTGATAATACCTTGGTGGCCAATGAAGCAGCACATTTCATGCATAAGCTTAGTCAACAAGAAACTGGCTTTTTCTCCTTGAAGTTAGACATTAGCAAGGCATATGACAGGTTAGAGTGGCCCTATCTGCTAGCTATCCTAACCAAGCTAGGGTTTCATCCGAATTGGATAGCCATGGTCATGAACAATGTGACCACAGTCAGCTACTCAATATTGGTGCACAGAGAACCAACTCCACATATTCTACATTTCTACCTACTAGAGGAATCCGGCAGGGCGATCCCTTATCACCCTACTTGTTCATTCTCTATGCAGAAGGCCCATCAGCTCTAATCACAAAGGCTATGCCAACTAATATGATTCAAGGACTTAAAATGTGCCCACAAGCTCATATTCTccataatttattttttgcatATGACTCCTTATTATTTGGAACAGCTACTATTGAGGAATGTCATGCATTTAAGTATGTTCTCAATGTCTATGAACAAGCTTCTGGACAAAGAGTGAAGTTCCAAAAAAGCAGTGTTGTCTTCAACAAGAATGTTAATACTGATATCCAAGCCAGCCTAGCATCCATCCTTGAagtagaaagaaaagaagagcatGACAAGTACCTTGGTTTACCATTGAGGGTGGGGAAATCCAAGACAGCAAATTTTGCTTACATTAAGGAGAAGTTGTCCAAGAAGTTGATTAACTGGAAATCCAAGATTCTAAGTTGTGCAGGCAAGGTCTCATCAAGGCAGTAGCTTAGACAATGCCTCTTTATGCTATGAATTGTTATCTACTACCAAAAAGCATGTGTGATGATATTCATCAGCTATGCACCTCATTTTTTTTGGGGAGACACATATGAGAAAAATAAAATCCATTGGAGAAGTTAGGAGAGACTTTGTTTAACCAAGCAAGAGGGAGGTATGGGTTTTAAAAACATCTATGCTTACAATATTGCTATGCTTGCTAAACAAGGATGGAAGATTCTCTCCAATCCACACTCTTTGATTGCTAGGTATAGAAAGCTATGTACTTTCCTCAGTACTCCTTTTGGCATAGGAGGCTGCAGTTGGTGACTCTCCTTCCTTCTCTTGGAGAAGTATACAACAAGGTAGAGATGTTCTTAAAGCGGGCATACAATGGAAAATTGGAGATGGTGAACAAGTTGATATTTGGAGTGATCGATGGATTCCGGTTCAAGCCTCTTATCGACCTATTAGACCTCAACACACCTCTTTTAACAAAGTCGCAGATCTAATTGAGAGCACAACTAGGCAGTGGAAAGCAGATGCAGTTCAAAGTTTATTTCATAATGACATTGCCTCACACATTCTTTGTATTCCTCTGAATCGTAATCACTGCCCAGACCTGTTAATTTGGAGCTTGGAGAAGAGAGGACATTATTCTATCAAGTCAGCATATTGGATTGCAAGAGTGGAAGTCATGCATAACACTCTTACCTCAACATCAAGTGGAGATCCATACAAAGACCTTTGGAAGAATCTATGGAAAGCCAAAGTGCCTGGAAACGTGAGTATTTGTGTGTGGCGGGCTTGTAATAATCTGCT
Coding sequences:
- the LOC112171856 gene encoding probable diphthine methyl ester synthase, with the translated sequence MLYIVGLGLGNEKDITLRGLEAVQKCDKVFIEAYTSLLSFGLSSDGLSTLEKLYGKPVILADRETVEEKADEILSAAADSDVAFLVVGDPFGATTHTDLVVRAKKLGIDVKVVHNASVMNAVGVCGLQLYHYGETVSIPFFTDTWRPDSFYEKIQKNRGLGLHTLCLLDIRVKEPTLESLCRGKKQYEPPRYMSVNTAIEQLLEVEQNRGESAYSEDTMCVGFARLGSEDQKIVAGTMRQLESVDFGAPLHCLVIVGKTHPVEEEMLDFYRTV
- the LOC112171855 gene encoding L10-interacting MYB domain-containing protein — translated: MDNEGSVQPKQERSRTRWTPALDKTFADLVIKQIQLGNRPNNVFDKKTWNSIRDEFNKQTDLNFNNNQLRKHLDVLRTRFYNLKSAYDQTNDYALEDPCCIEFDHLWADLGVQQPRPETTKVKDCPIYDQLCTIFTDSAADGKYAESSHYEGLDKSAGTDNVFLSSCPDSGAPRSENSPSSRPVQGNALLAEKVAKVVVERKRKRTSDTQSSEGQSRRDQETCDAMAKALQDMIAASKLRTAATMPRDDKFSITNCIRALDEIKDIDEHIYFAAVDLFDNPNLRETFISLKGDQIRLRWLQGKCSKAAYS
- the LOC112173122 gene encoding HBS1-like protein; the encoded protein is MAQLNLAIVGHVDSGKSTLSGRLLHLLGRISKKEMHKNEKEAKSQGKGSFAYAWALDESVEERERGITMSVAVAYFDSKNYKVVVLDSPGHRDFVPNMISGATQADAAVLVVDGSHGAFEAGMKGGQTKEHAQIIKSFGVKQIIVAVNKMDVVGYSKDRFDEIKHTLGTFLWRSCRFENSSVCWVPLSAMENQNLVSAPSDDRLLSWYSGLCFLDAVDSLQPPKRESDKLLLMPICDVIKSSKGQVSACGKLQAGALQNGLKVRVMPSGELGTVRSLERDGSQSCSTATAGDNVAVTLQGIDDRHVMAGGVLCDPDVPVAFAKHLELNVQLLDGAKPLLVGSQLEFHIHHAKEAARVVKIASLLDPKTLKVAKRSPRCLLAKQVAVIEVVLQGPVCVVEYSMCRALGNVSLRALGNTVALGKVTRIIEKQK
- the LOC112171854 gene encoding L10-interacting MYB domain-containing protein; this translates as MVECVSDQDQSRAKWTTFSTKIFADLLVEQIRKGNRGSGAFSKLAWKIIRDEFNKQTGLNFDKQQLKNHLDVLRKRYNSVKAILNHTGFSWDVDQYTVLAEDDVWQEYIEAHPEADIIRKRGCDIYEQLCIIFSSDFGINEKHAIAVSGTASHQTNEEQSRAKWTMPLEKVFADLMLEQVAQGNRLNHAFSNKAWKYIHREFNRQTGLNYDKQQLKNHHGVLRRSYLSVKSLLDQDGFSWDKSRCMVIAESDVWANYIEKHPEIEAVRVKGCPLYEQLDSIFSEPGSAGNCAAPQVPQPQIAAFQMDTLPGEDQSKQDQSRAKWTVALDKILLNLLMEQTRQNKMSNKKAWKHIQNEFNYRTGLTFDGEQLRNHQNVLRRVYNSIKTVIDQGGFSWDDCRHVVVADDEVWEKYIMAHPEAETVRNKECPIFKDLCTLFSDPRAEGRYVQSSHDVKLDQQKVEMDDTPETASVSAEPAVDEATSRLSEEVNMSSGRNKRRSLIKPLISSTRQRRRVCRETSQTGVNDVSRHEEGNKTAAAAVVAAQSGDRFSISSCIEVLNEMGGVDQEVYLAALDLFQDPDRRETFICIKSDIKLAWLKAKCKSLV
- the LOC112173123 gene encoding protein SPA, chloroplastic; this translates as MSIAPSLPRLHSPFLCCPLKLSSTSPCLSHKLAQRSPKLYPCIRAVDLDQNTVVAISVGLVSVAVGIGIPVFYESQIDNASKRDNTQPCFPCNGTGAQRCRFCTGSGTVTVDLGGDEKEVSKCINCEGVGSFTCTTCQGSGIQPRYLDRREFKDDD